The Fusobacterium periodonticum 1_1_41FAA genomic sequence CTTTCAACTTGACCAGCCTTATAGTAGGCATCTCCTGTATATAAATATACATCTTTTTTGTATTCAGTGTCATCTGAATACAATTTATTATATTGATTAAATCTTATTTGTAAGTCTTCCATGTCTAACATTTGGCTATCTAAAAGTATTACTCTAAATAAATTGTCTTTATCTGGAGAAACTGCAAATAATCTACCATAATAGTCTTTTGCTAATTTATAGTTCCCTACTTGATATGCAGAGTTTGCAATTATTCTTATAATATTATCTGTGTCAACTTGGCTAACTACAACTTTTCTTATAATTTCTCTATCTCTTATAATTTCATCAAAGTTCTTTAACTTATAGTTTATAGCAAATATATGATAGATAGATTGGTTGTAATAATCACTATTTTTTAATGATTGGAATTTTTTTAGTGCTGCTTCATACTTACCACTCTTATAAAGTGAATATGCTTCTCCATAGATAAGTCTTGGATTGTTTTTATCATCACTTTGGTTATAGTATGCTAGAGCCTTATCGTAATTTTCTTTTGTTACATATAAATCTCCTATCATAGTCATAGCAGTATTGTATTCTTTTGTACCCTTTATTTTTTCTAAATAAAAACTTACTTTTTCTTCATCTTTTTTATTACTATAAATTTCAATTAAATATAGTACAGCTTTCTTTGAATAATCATTGGCTGGGCTTATATTTGCTAGCTTTTCAAAATCTTCTATAGCCTGTTCTGTGTTTCCTTTTCTATAAAAAGCTGAGGCTTTTAAATAAGAAACCATATCTTTATTTTCTTTAGGTTTAGCTCTTTGAAACTCAGAAAGCCAGTATATAGCCTTATCATAGTCTTTTAAATTATAATTTACTATACCTAGTCCCATCATAGCTTCTTTATTATTTTCATACTTTTTATCTATAATTTCTCTATATACATCTCTGGCCGCCTCATTATTATCCTTAGATAAAAAATCTTGTCCTACAGCAAAAAGAGTTTTTTGATAAGTTTTTTCGTTTTTTATTTCTCTTAAATAAAATCTAGCCTCATCTGTCTTGTTTTGTAAGGCATTTGCTCTTGCTAGATAAGAAGAATATTCATCTTTTTCAGACTTCTTTTCTTCCATTACAAATAATTTTTTAAATACTTCTTCAGCTTTTTTATAATCTTTCTCTAAAAAGTAGATTTTTCCTACCTTATCTCTCATACTTTTTTGATGTTTAGATTCAGGATACTTTGCTAAAAATTTTTCAGATTCTATAAGAGCTGACTTAAAATTCTTCTCTTTATACAATTCATTAACTATTTTAAAATCTTCAGCTTCTCCAGCAAAAATTATACTAGAACTAGCTAAAAGTGATATTATTAAAAATTTTCTCATAACTTTCTCCTATTAATTTATTTCTTCTAAAATAGCATAGATATCTTCTATAGCAACTGTTGTATTGATACAAGCTTCATTTTTTATCCTATTAAAAACTCCATAGACTAAAAATGGTTCAGCATCTCTTATCCCACTTATTAAATCCCTTTTACAAGCCACTGCAATTATTAAATCAGGCCTTAAATCTTTGACATACTTTCTTGCAAGTGTTCCTCCTGTTGCTATTTTTACATCTACTTTTTCATATTTATTTTTTATATCAACAAAATTATAGACCACACATTTTCCACAAACTCTACAATTATTTATATCAGCTGTTATCTTATATTCACAATCATAAAGTTGTATACAATGAGGTAAAAGTATCAAAATTTTATCATTAGTTTTCTTTTTTATCTTTTTTAATACATATTTATTATTAAGCTCTAAAAATTTTTGAGAAAAATAATTATTTAATTTTGGATTTTTAAATTTAGTTGTCAGCATAAACAATATATATAACAAAGATTTTAAAAGTTTTATATAAAATTTTTTCACAATAATCTCCTTGATAATTTGTTTATGAAAATTATAACATATTAAGTCTATTATTACAATTTTTAGATTAATTTTTTACCTTAGACTTAGAAAAATTTTTAAAGTTTGTTTAATTTTTTCACAAAAATAGGGATTATAATTATAATCCCTATGAAATATCAAATTTTTTAAAATTTTTAATAGTTTCTTGTATATTTTTAATTATAGAAGAAAATTTTTCAGAAACATCATCAGACATTTTATCTATTCTAACCAATTCCTTTTCATTTATTTCATAGTCTCCTTTTAAAGTTTCAGAAATTTTATTCAAAATGTTTTTTAAAGAATTTTTTTGGCTTTCTAATTTATTATCTTTATTACTTTCTAATTGTCTATGAAACTCATCTATGATATTTTTATAAAATTTATTTGCTGATAAGCCCATATTTTGATAAAAGATAAAAGTTGACATCTTAGATGAAATTTTATATAAAAAATCAGCTATATATTCTATTCTTTCATAAGGAAGAATCTTTACTTTTCTAAGTGCCTCTATGTACTCATCTTCATCTATCTTAAGTTGTTTTGCATAGTCTCTAAATTCATCTTCATTTGGTTTTTCAGTTAAAACTTGCCCGCAAAGGAAACAGCCTACCTGAGTTTCTCCCAGAATAATAGGACTTGCAAAGTCGGTCAGACCAGCATGACAACGATAAATAATAGGTTCTTTATTTATTTTTGCTTTACAACCACCATAGGCATCAAAAAATTGACATTTTTTTAATCCTTCTTCGCAACCTCTCACATGCTTTATACAAAATTCTGTAAAGTTGCTTG encodes the following:
- a CDS encoding PocR ligand-binding domain-containing protein, which codes for MKFKVTTDNFLDIEFFQTLQDRFAEEFGIASIITDVNGVPLTKPSNFTEFCIKHVRGCEEGLKKCQFFDAYGGCKAKINKEPIIYRCHAGLTDFASPIILGETQVGCFLCGQVLTEKPNEDEFRDYAKQLKIDEDEYIEALRKVKILPYERIEYIADFLYKISSKMSTFIFYQNMGLSANKFYKNIIDEFHRQLESNKDNKLESQKNSLKNILNKISETLKGDYEINEKELVRIDKMSDDVSEKFSSIIKNIQETIKNFKKFDIS
- a CDS encoding DUF116 domain-containing protein; translated protein: MKKFYIKLLKSLLYILFMLTTKFKNPKLNNYFSQKFLELNNKYVLKKIKKKTNDKILILLPHCIQLYDCEYKITADINNCRVCGKCVVYNFVDIKNKYEKVDVKIATGGTLARKYVKDLRPDLIIAVACKRDLISGIRDAEPFLVYGVFNRIKNEACINTTVAIEDIYAILEEIN